A region from the Hydra vulgaris chromosome 10, alternate assembly HydraT2T_AEP genome encodes:
- the LOC136086396 gene encoding putative nuclease HARBI1: MAWKCSNSVVKEVLEARQHAHVIDDSGYPCKQNLMVPFSNPKNESEIRYNYSLRSTRMAVECCFGILKKRFPCLNIPLRTKLQNSIAIIISCFVRHNIAFLENDHWEDNKIQNSNEEDGAEAFTRDIFGEAKRNQIVDQFFKEIFFVCLIID, translated from the coding sequence ATGGCCTGGAAGTGTTCAAACTCAGTTGTCAAAGAAGTTTTAGAAGCTCGCCAACATGCTCATGTTATAGATGATTCTGGCTATccttgtaaacaaaatttaatggtACCTTTTTCTAATCCAAAAAATGAAAGTGAAATCCGATACAATTACAGTTTGAGAAGTACACGTATGGCAGTTGAATGTTGTTttggtatattaaaaaaacgatTTCCTTGTCTTAACATTCCCTTACGAACAAAACTCCAAAATTCCATAGCCATAATAATATCCTGTTTTGTGCGTCATAACATTGCCTTTCTAGAAAATGATCATTGGGAagacaataaaatacaaaatagcaATGAAGAAGATGGCGCTGAAGCATTCACAAGAGATATTTTTGGAGAAgcaaaaagaaatcaaattgtggatcaattttttaaagaaatttttttt